In Physeter macrocephalus isolate SW-GA chromosome 9, ASM283717v5, whole genome shotgun sequence, the DNA window TCTGCTTTAAGAGCATCACCTGATTAGACTAGGCTCACCCAGATCATCTACATATTTTAAGGTTATTGAATTGGGATTTAATTACATCTTCACATTCTCTTCCCAGTGGTTCCTAGGCTAGTGTTGGATTGAATAGctgaggtgggaaggggagggtcgTCTTTAGGATTCTGCCAATCACAATCCCTATATGGAGGACTGTGCAAGTGTGAAAAGAAACATGGCatgatctccaagatatattattatcCTGAAAAGGGCAAAGTGTGGAACAATTGTTGTAGTGTCTGACTTTTGTATAAGAAAGAGGGTAAAACAGGAAAGAGACAtgcattttctaatattttcaaaaagaaagcatggaaggataaataaaaatttaacattttataggGGTAGGAAGAGAACAGGAAACAGAAGCAAGGATGAAAGCTGTGCTTCCCTGAATGTACCTGCTTTGTGGTTTACACTTAAGAACCAtgcaaatgttttatataattaaaagacaaaattaaattaaaaaatcacaaaataatttctaagaatTGAAAACAACCCAGTATCAAGTTTGTGCTATAACTCctcagagaagaaatatttaaagtgctctTAAATCACCGTATTTTGACAGGATTGTTATATACGTTAGGGACAAAAGACAACCCCATTAAGAAACTTTAAACTGAATTCAGTGTTCTTGTTGTCAATGTTAATATTTGCATGGCTGTGGTTGTTCTcttccccaattttaaaaattgttgtaaaatacacatagaatttactttcttaatcatttttaagtgtacagctcaatagTATTAAGTAACACCCATATGGtaacctccatcaccaccatgcCTCTcctgaactcttttcatcttgcaaaaacATTACACCTGTTAAACACcaactctcctttcctcctcctccccaacctctggcaatttccatcctactttctgtctgtatcaTTCTGACTGCTCTGAGTACCTTgtataggtggaatcatacagcatttgttgttttgtgactgccttatttcatttagtgtaatgtcctcaaggttcatccatgttgtagcatattgcagaattccTTTCTAAGGGTGACTAATGTTCCAGTGTGTGTGCATCCGTGTACTACATTTTGCTTGTCCACCGTCCATCAATGgtcacttgggttgcttctacgttttagctattatgaataatgctgttatgaacatgggtTTACAAATATtgcttcaagaccctgctttcaattcttttgagaaGTGGAattacccagaagtggaattgctggattatatggtaagactatttttaatttttctgaggaaCCACCGTACCGTTTTCCAGAGCaactgtaccagtttacattcccaccaacagtgcccaagagtttcaatttctctacatcctcgccaatgcttgttattattagttatttttttaatactagcCATCCTAATgtatgtgaggttttttttttccttatgcaaAGAGTTTTGTATGTGAggttttactaaatatttttgcaAGCCACTGCAAATCCCTCCAGGAGCTAGGTAGGACAAAAATGATGTTCAATTTGcttaggattttgttttgttttggctcttTCCCTGCCTTCATTCAATCTGCATCCAGCCCTCAGATCCGGCTTCTCCATGCATTTCTTCATCCTTCATTGAcctccctctcctctgagctCTCCTGTTAAGATAATTTTGCACTTCGTGATTGTGCGCTGCTCCTTAGTGTTTCATGTGTAGTTGTCCTGTTGCCCCCACATGGTCTACTTTTTAGTAGTAGGGACCACGGTTTACTTTTCTGAAACATTTAATATAAAGATTGTATCAAGTAAAATTGTAACAAATGCTCAACTTTCAGCTTATTAACCCAGAGAGCACTGAGCACATCCTCTTCAGAATTGCAgtaagtatttttgtttgtttgcagcaGCCGAGGATGCTGAGGCAAGACCGTTCAGTTAGCCTTTCTTGAGCTCCTCCTGTATGTTGACTGGGCACCTGCCTCAACAACAGCTCTCTTTGAGAACAGTGTgtctgggtggggcagggggagggagggcggggtCTAGGCTGAGTCTGACCCTCCTGTCCCACTCCTTCAGGCGGGTGAAaccgagtccccctaaaactgcGTTTATGATTAACCCCTCTGTCCAAAAtgttattccttttcttgtctgacACCTGTTCCCCGAAGATGCAGGAGAATCAaagaaggtggggggggggggattgaaaccgagcaggaccgtGTGGGACCCTCCCGGGTATAAAAGCTTTTCCATGTCACCTATTTCTTGTTCGTAGGAAAAAGGCTTTCCGCTTCCTAGACCTTTCCTGacttccaaagggcagattcaaacagttacttaTTGGCGGAGGGGTGCAGAAAGAACCAATAGCGCAAGATGGGGCAGAGTCCTGGTTTCTCCTCAGGGGACCTGCATAACAGCCTCATACATGTCTCTGAgctcttctgcaggaactaagggcCCACCCGGCAGAGGATGGGGACTTAAGGCCGACGGGgacccagactggttggaaccagaggCTGATAACTGAAATTCTTGgagcaccgccctgttacctccccaccaaccaatcagaggaggGGTACACACTCCGCAGACCTCCTAGCAAACTGTGCCCATAAAAACTCCTTCCCTGAAACTGTTACCCAACCAAGTTCATGTGCcagacacacagtgaggccaacaATACTGACACGTCGGactctggagcagagaaaggtttattgcagggccatgcaaggagatgggtgcCTTGTGCCCCAAAAACCGCCAAAGcattttaaaggccaggtgagggagggggtgtggctggttgttgcacATTTTGTGTAGGAATCCCTTGTTCTTGCAGCTTCTCCACAaaggtcacgatgttcctgtaaacctccaactaGACCAACTTATTctttgttctgcaactttttatctctgtatgaatggaaaagtggtGTCCCCTTAAAGGGCAGAGCCTTGAGCACTGgctctcctgtatatttcaggcttcaggcaacattcttaaataaaagtaaaagcaacagaatacaaaggttaaagtggAAGAAACAGACCCACTATGGAGTCAGGCGTGTTCTTCCCTCTTACAGCCTTATACgaaacatttctctgctccagacGCGCCCACGGTTTGGTTTGTAAGGCCTCATCCTGCGTGGGTCACATGAGCCAAGCTGGACAACAGGAAGACCAAGGTCTGCTGTGACGCTGACTCCGGTGTCCACTCCTTCACGGGAGGACCTCAGGTCTTAGTCAAACACAACCTGGAGAGTCCATCCCGGGTCCTAACGCTGTGATCACCGTGTCCCAACCCGGCACGGTCCTGATCTTACGACGGAACATCCAGCGTCCAGGGTATTGGCAAAGCCAGAGCCCAGGGCCCACCGACTGCGgggcagcccccaccccacccacggCACCGCGCCCGCGCCCTTCCGCCGGCACCGAGACTACAAGTCCCAGCATGCAGCGCGGCCCCTTCCAGCTGGCTCTCGCGCTCCCTCTCTCTCGCCCCCGGTCTCTCCCGCCCACGCTCGCGTCCGCGGAGGGCGTGGCGCCCGTAACCCCTGCGCACTGACGTCGGCGCGCCGACGTGACGTGCTGACGTGGCGCTCTGGGCGCCTCCGCCCTCCCGGGCTCCAGTCCGGCGGCGGGAGGCCTGGGGCGGCGCTTCAGTTTGTGGGAGCCGCCGTGGTGTGAAGGCGCGAGGCCGGTGGGAAGGGCCGGCTCTTGTAGTCTCCTCCTCCGGGTCTGCGGCTCCCCGTCCCAGATGGACAGGGTGTGCGCCGTGTTCGGAGGCTCCCGGGGCATCGGCAGGGCGGTGGCCCGCTTGATGGCCCAGAGAGGCTACCGACTGGCCATCGTCGCCCGGAATCTGCAGGGGGCCAGAGCCGCGGCCGGGGACCTGGGCGGTGGGTACCGACCGGGGGCGCCCCGCCGCTGCGCGGCGAGTGTGGACCGCGGCCGGTGCGGGTCCGAGAAGCCGTCGTGGGCCCCCTCTTCCGCGGGCCGCTCAGGCTCACCGTGTGGGGCGCGGGGCGGTGCGTGCCGCAGGTGCGGTGCGGTCTGGCTTTCCGGCGCTCCTGCGTGTTCTTGCGCGTCGGTACGTGTGCGCATGCGCAGGCAGTGCCGGCCCAGGACTTTCGCGGCCCTTCCAGTCCTGCTTGTACCCGGTCTGCTTTCCTGTGTCCAAGGCACTGACGTCACTACGGTGCTTTGGTGACAATCACCAAGGGACAATGAGATTTGTTCCGCCAGATTCCTTGTTATTGCACTTGAATTCCATTTCCCCCCGTTTATTAGGAATGGATTGTTAGTTGCTCTACGAATTTCAGTTTCTGGAGGGTAGGGAGACAGGGTGCTGTGAGGGTCCGAGCTCGCAGCTATTGTTGAGGTAGTAGGCGGGCCGGGAGCAGGGGCACCGGGTTCACcgtcgggggcggggggcacctTTACAGGAACGTCACCGGCGGCTTCACCGAAGTGATTACGTGGGCAGTGGGTGCGTTATGGACCAGGGAGCATCTCAGCCATGCTTCTTGCTCAGATTCAAAGAGGCGAGAACGTGGGGGTCCTTCTGCGTCACCCCACGCCATCAGTGTTGTCTGGACAGGATGAAATCTGCTGGTTGGGTTTCAGGGGTTGTGGGTCCAGCATGTCTTCAGGTAAGAGCCGAGAGAGAGGCAGATGCTCTGGGGCCTTGCATTTCCTTGAATTACGTGGTTCATGAGTGCCTGGTTTTCACCCAGAAAGTGTCACTTCCCGAATGACCTACTGTCTTCGAATGTTTAAGGAGATAATTTTAATGGTAATGTATTAGGCAAGGTTAGCCAGAAGAtaattgtttagtttttttaaaaatctacaggTTAGACTGTGTAAAAGGTGTATTATCAAATAAAGAATGCTTtctttgaagtaatttttttggtatttaaatatttcaaaaaaagtgGATATGTTTAAAAAGCAGGTAAGagttgtttttagtaaaaaagttttagctttttttttttttttttttttttgccgtatgctggcctctcaatgttgtggcctctccccttgcggggcgcaggctcagcggccatggctcaggggcccagccgctccgcggcatgtgggatcttcccggaccgggacacaaacccgtgtcccctgcatcggcaggtggactctcaaccactgcgccaccagggaagcctgcattttttttttttttaacagcttcctGCTTTGTCGTATCTCTCCTAATGGTCAGTCTTGAACAATAGTCATTATAATATATGGGACatagttaaacaaacaaaaaaatcttaagagtTTATTTCAGGGCCGGGAAACCAATTCATCAAAAACCTAACTGAATGAGACACTAAGtttcaaaaaaaggaatataaaacactgaaaactgTTGAATTGCATAGCATGGGGTCAATGTCAAAGCTATAAATATTGTTCGATGAATCATACAAAGTACTTTATTTCTTGTTACCCACCTGCCCCCATCCAGTTTATTAGACTGAACTCCACGAAATCAGGAATCGGGGACCTAATCATGTTTTATCTCATGTTTAGGATAGAACAGATCTAGCTCATAGTAGATGCTTGACAAATGTGTattgaatcatttttaaattcaggTTATACTTTGTTAGTAATTCTGATCTAATTTTGTTGTATAGGAGATCATTTGGCATTGAGCTGTGATGTTGCCAAAGAACATGATGTTCAAAATACATTTGAAGAGATAGAGAAGAACTTAGGTCGAGTTAATTTCTTGGTAAATGCAGCTGGAATTAACAGGTTGGTCACAAAGTTAAGTATAtttctatatgtctttttttccttctatgtcTTTGAACAATATGAGTTAACATATTAATTAACTTGTTTTACTTCTCATTGGAAGAAAAACTATGTATTTTGAAACTTGATCTGTTAATCCACgcactcttttcattcttttacattgaGATTATAGTAAGGGTACAGTTCAGTTTTAGCATTGTAATCACCACCCATATTGAGCTGCAGAACTTTTCCAGAACCCCAGCAGGCTCTCTCAGTTTCTTCCCAATTAGTACTTCCTTATAGGTAACCATGATCCTGACCTCTGCCACCATGTATGTTTTCTCAGTTAATATTAATGGAATCAGagtgggtatttttttttaatgaatttaggacggaatatttagaataatataaaaatttactttctaAGCAAGGTGTAGTGTGGCAGTTACTCGCTTCATTCAAGCTATTTTGGCCACATGGCCCTACTTTCAACAGTTAGGGGTATGTGCCCCTCTACCTGAGTGGGGCCAGGGCCTGTCCTCTAAGGGATCGTTTCTGGCTTATCAGTTGTTATTTTAGTGCCTCAAACCAAGTTTAAAATGTGCTTTCTAGATGTTCTAGCTCAAATATAAAGCACTTCTTGTATTCTGCATTCAGGGAAAATGTTAcatatttcttgacttttttttttttttttttttttttttttttgcggtacgcgggcctctcacttttgcggcctctcccgttggggggcacAGCCCGTTGagaggcacaggctccggatgcgcaggctcagcggccatggctcacgggcccagccgcttcgcggcatgtgggatcctcccggaccggggcacgaacccgtgtcccctgcatcggcaggcggaccctcaaccactgcgccaccagggaagcccttgactttttaatttgttatgTTTTATCCCAATTTTAAATtacatggtttttgtttttttggtaggGATAACCTCTTAGTAAGGACAAATGCCGAAGATATGCTATCTCAGCTTCATACTAACCTCTTGGGCTCCATGCTGACTTGTAGAGCTGCCGTGAAGACAATGATTAAG includes these proteins:
- the CBR4 gene encoding 3-oxoacyl-[acyl-carrier-protein] reductase isoform X4 translates to MDRVCAVFGGSRGIGRAVARLMAQRGYRLAIVARNLQGARAAAGDLGGDHLALSCDVAKEHDVQNTFEEIEKNLGRVNFLVNAAGINRDNLLVRTNAEDMLSQLHTNLLGSMLTCRAAVKTMIKQQAGSIVNVGSVAGVKGSSGQSVYSASKGGLVAFSRSLAKEVARKKIRVNVVAPACRKTKPAGRRSPGRQSKRDVGSAPRQREPPAEGEGGVL
- the CBR4 gene encoding 3-oxoacyl-[acyl-carrier-protein] reductase isoform X3 gives rise to the protein MDRVCAVFGGSRGIGRAVARLMAQRGYRLAIVARNLQGARAAAGDLGGDHLALSCDVAKEHDVQNTFEEIEKNLGRVNFLVNAAGINRDNLLVRTNAEDMLSQLHTNLLGSMLTCRAAVKTMIKQQAGSIVNVGSVAGVKGSSGQSVYSASKGGLVAFSRSLAKEVARKKIRVNVVAPAGAEVQDSLKATRPEPSSDLPGAPEVHPPLFRTVPTASTPGLRCVTSVF
- the CBR4 gene encoding 3-oxoacyl-[acyl-carrier-protein] reductase isoform X5, which translates into the protein MDRVCAVFGGSRGIGRAVARLMAQRGYRLAIVARNLQGARAAAGDLGGDHLALSCDVAKEHDVQNTFEEIEKNLGRVNFLVNAAGINRDNLLVRTNAEDMLSQLHTNLLGSMLTCRAAVKTMIKQQAGSIVNVGSVAGVKGSSGQSVYSASKGGLVAFSRSLAKEVARKKIRVNVVAPVK
- the CBR4 gene encoding 3-oxoacyl-[acyl-carrier-protein] reductase isoform X1 encodes the protein MDRVCAVFGGSRGIGRAVARLMAQRGYRLAIVARNLQGARAAAGDLGGDHLALSCDVAKEHDVQNTFEEIEKNLGRVNFLVNAAGINRDNLLVRTNAEDMLSQLHTNLLGSMLTCRAAVKTMIKQQAGSIVNVGSVAGVKGSSGQSVYSASKGGLVAFSRSLAKEVARKKIRVNVVAPGFVHTDMTKDLKEEHLKKNIPLGRFGDPLDVAHAVVFLLESPYITGHVLVVDGGLQLTM
- the CBR4 gene encoding 3-oxoacyl-[acyl-carrier-protein] reductase isoform X6, with product MDRVCAVFGGSRGIGRAVARLMAQRGYRLAIVARNLQGARAAAGDLGGDHLALSCDVAKEHDVQNTFEEIEKNLGRVNFLVNAAGINRDNLLVRTNAEDMLSQLHTNLLGSMLTCRAAVKTMIKQQAGSIVNVGSVAGVKGSSGQSVYSASKGGLVAFSRSLAKEVARKKIRVNVVAPV
- the CBR4 gene encoding 3-oxoacyl-[acyl-carrier-protein] reductase isoform X2, whose protein sequence is MLLAQIQRGENVGVLLRHPTPSVLSGQDEICWLGFRGCGSSMSSGDHLALSCDVAKEHDVQNTFEEIEKNLGRVNFLVNAAGINRDNLLVRTNAEDMLSQLHTNLLGSMLTCRAAVKTMIKQQAGSIVNVGSVAGVKGSSGQSVYSASKGGLVAFSRSLAKEVARKKIRVNVVAPGFVHTDMTKDLKEEHLKKNIPLGRFGDPLDVAHAVVFLLESPYITGHVLVVDGGLQLTM